A single Anopheles maculipalpis chromosome 3RL, idAnoMacuDA_375_x, whole genome shotgun sequence DNA region contains:
- the LOC126563737 gene encoding nipped-B protein-like isoform X3, translated as MSDRDVPSVPITTLAGLTSLSDLLSELPISDSLSVSGSLNRSLLFHPRVAEEANNLLATRDDALTAQLVTAIEQTNSDSIELKDQYPQPATPANGGVPIDGPALLQAIHASRPNVFKSPYNPQIHQMFSSAVALGAGNQQQQLVAQQQKIKNSQLQQQQQQLFQQQQQQQQHNQNVIVSHASNIGQDQTLPALDPHQSVIQQSSTASSYTAGGPIHPIGVGSSTVVSAPVGSNQATTLLQLNHLIPQQQQHLNVINQTNNNIHSASTQQQQHQYPQQSPQQQQHLQNHNTLLSQSQQQQQQHQQSHLNNGTPGVVATSGGMNHQQALYQPQQQQQQQFANAKLPETAPRNNEYLQQQQQSKNLDARGRPSPAQGSTAPDTVSTTATSLNIAQQHHAMKGPQQAQTTAHRYPTPLLGPNKPRPPGAGGGPQNATTTTTPAIRPIGVSGALISNASSTASMNRPTAAPSQSSSSSSTAASAAPTKPAPAINKPPPIDAKHLFRFIPLSEVDTLKLPKVIVGSERLSEKHTKMLVAAEGLKKFVAEEPKMAARMGLEKKSFDQIFSKMKEEESAVRIGPASKRKAQEKIEENPEDYLSRPKLRRVERPAVAPVVKKLTKEELMATNTYQRFVSVMNKIFDQLDETETPTMEEGDEQYECIPTGLLNSISAEAAKLKVRNAIDAIPENKLTLLITYAMRSIHSAKNLSGSELQDDLVGDECIEKILNAVEAALLICCLYTSKNTKFLQEDNIDAIIKFVQFQLRETIFPSYDPVYSVETKRKAGEGNKKKKAVTYQQKGISMLYTKTVELSKQLVTMFESFHFVDTIVIHASSLGVEPFFVDNIETLQFVCLDLVTTIFQNEKYAHHRRNIVSDILTSFDRLPHSKRNLRPYKLVNNGGNIQMMTALVLQLIQSSVILPDTLTTDTAGSGGGGKSTDLFIFGKYNTALSIGGNFLTTFLDKCKSRSNETDFRPLFENFIHDLLTTVNKPEWPAAELLLSLLGTMLVKKMSDKGVEQSIRVVSLEYLGIVAARLRKDTVESRCKVKTMDTLIRYIKIEQEKEGDEPMRNSKFQLDEEEERTEFLQKILLDFLAVNAHEGNVVWNHARHFYLTQWYRDLMQRKKKIAEGEKGYASRKKGGAGGMKKRKRYQSDSDGGSDGGADDSDEGDGNGGNIREGQIDQELNSEIFRMLDTRKQYYLSQVAPFGGRAAGSRSGGAPIGGNYEIKTYIDYSNANLIAQYLASKRSFSQSYDKYLQKIILVVREPVVAIRTRAMKCLANIVEVDQMVLARKDMQMGVQQKLLDTAISVREAAVDLVGKYILSDHELIDQYYEMISQRILDTGVSVRKRVIKILRDICIEYPAHEKIPDICVKMIRRVNDEEGIQKLVMDVFMTMWFTPCNDNDKAAMDRKITQIIDVVCSSHETGTQGFDALLKTIFEPKESKDDSKLKKEIPKTLIKACQQIVDGLVEATMRLEGAENTRLVGCITALHLFAKIQPQLLVNHAMSLEPYLNMRCQNQIISKFISSIAEILEQVVPLMDHPSEVFLADLESHLMILIVSQSRAIVLSCVSCLSTVVNKITKNYKLIRDCFAKLYNNCLLLIKDKLASDPSIPIEQYFRPQFRRSIFTVGLIMRYFDFRLPEVYGEPNQGSNLPANICEDVFATLAFFLSCDHSEMCKEALTSMGNFCVKNYEYLMKVELRDYYNYLLTQDKVLTDMKITVLKNILMYLTEAENQMVRNDKEWSKQSKTEDLKEMGDVSSGMASRVIQIYLKEILRSFLHRDYGVRTWAMRVVEIVLRQGLVHPVQIVPYLICLSTDPEKDVAHSADRHLQEIDKQYPGFVNMKSHAGMQLSYELQELLQRRDETSIVRGYRIRDPQEPPSAMNGFLYTLLRGTKPQRRALIQSITKQFDEGKISLRQMLYLADNLAYFPYVVQDEPLYIIHHVDVLISVTGTNLLATFREGLKPLPGTEANTEPNAQNPLEDDDDDDQEAILNRLPDDTSDLENCIRSAQGCMLLLILKQHLKDIYGITDSKISRYSPSESGKIYDKAMQRRSNSMFDPKATITLLKENRSDSDAKGEKERIELVQRYLDFKQLMLRLDPDDPDLLDEDEKPNSVAGTPVKQPPVSSASASTNQQQNHNTTVTDRTSNNVTHVNNVDSTRDGGPVTVSQQNDYSNRSSSNHGVVSNVPKTLKSTSNRQQLSSAAASRKSAVSGRSSTKKKKRKVSSTEDEESDASDDDYD; from the exons ATGAGTGATAGAGATGTTCCAAGCGTTCCAATAACCACACTCGCTGGTCTCACCAGTCTTTCCGATC tgctaAGCGAACTTCCCATCTCCGATTCGTTGTCCGTGTCAGGTTCGCTAAACCGTTCGCTTCTGTTCCATCCGCGTGTGGCTGAGGAAGCGAACAATTTACTCGCCACACGGGATGACGCACTAACTGCACAGCTCGTTACGGCTATCGAACAGACCAATTCGGACAGTATAGAGCTGAAGGATCAGTACCCGCAACCTGCTACTCCTGCCAATGGCGGTGTACCGATCGATGGGCCGGCTCTGTTGCAGGCAATTCATGCCAGCCGGCCGAATGTTTTCAAGAGCCCCTACAATCCACAAATTCACCAAATGTTCAGCAGTGCCGTTGCGCTAGGGGCAGgcaatcagcagcaacagttggTGGCGCAGCAACAGAAAATAA AAAACAGCCaactgcagcaacagcagcaacaactcttccaacagcagcaacagcagcaacaacacaatcaaaATGTGATCGTTTCTCATGCATCCAACATCGGGCAGGATCAAACTTTACCGGCATTGGATCCGCATCAAAGTGTGATCCAGCAGTCCTCCACGGCATCATCCTACACAGCCGGTGGTCCGATCCATCCAATCGGTGTTGGTTCATCGACGGTGGTCTCAGCACCGGTCGGTAGTAATCAGGCGACGACTTTGTTGCAACTAAATCACTTAAtcccacaacaacagcag CACCTAAATGTGATAAATCAAACGAATAATAATATACATAGTGCCTCAacccaacaacagcagcaccaataTCCGCAGCAGtcgccacagcaacagcaacatctgCAAAATCACAACACTCTATTGTCGCAatctcaacagcagcagcagcagcatcagcaatctCATCTCAACAATGGTACCCCAGGCGTGGTCGCCACGTCCGGTGGCATGAATCATCAGCAAGCTCTGTACCagccgcaacagcaacagcagcaacagttcgCCAACGCCAAGCTTCCCGAAACGGCACCCCGGAACAACGAATatttgcagcaacagcagcaaagcaaaaatctCGACGCCCGAGGTCGACCGTCTCCAGCGCAAGGCAGCACAGCACCGGACACGGTCAGCACAACCGCCACATCGCTAAATATCGCGCAACAGCATCACGCAATGAAGGGTCCCCAGCAGGCACAAACCACAGCGCATCGATACCCGACGCCACTGCTGGGACCGAATAAACCCAGACCACCGGGAGCGGGCGGTGGTCCACAAAAtgctaccactactaccacaCCTGCCATACGTCCGATCGGTGTAAGCGGTGCGTTGATAAGCAATGCGTCGTCCACTGCCTCGATGAATCGTCCGACTGCTGCGCCGTCTCAAtcgagcagtagcagcagtacagcagcatcagcagcaccgaCCAAACCAGCACCAGCCATCAACAAACCTCCGCCAATCGATGCGAAGCATCTTTTCCGATTTATACCGCTCAGCGAAGTGGACACACTGAAGCTACCGAAAGTGATCGTCGGTTCGGAACGGTTGTCGGAAAAGCACACGAAAATGCTCGTTGCTGCCGAAGGTCTCAAAAAGTTCGTTGCCGAAGAACCCAAAATGGCCGCCCGTATGGGGCTGGAAAAAAAGTCTTTCGATCAGATATTCAGCAAAATGAAAGAGGAAGAATCGGCAGTCCGGATTGGACCCGCCTCGAAGCGGAAAGCACAGGAAAAGATTGAAGAAAATCCGGAAGATTATTTAAGCCGACCGAAGCTAAGGCGGGTTGAACGACCGGCCGTAGCACCGGTGGTGAAAAAGCTTACCAAGGAAGAGCTGATGGCAACCAACACGTACCAGCGGTTCGTTTCCGTGATGAACAAAATTTTCGATCAGCTCGATGAAACGGAAACACCCACGATGGAAGAGGGCGACGAGCAGTACGAGTGTATACCAACGGGATTGCTGAATAGTATTAGTGCTGAAGCGGCCAAACTAAAGGTGCGCAATGCGATCGATGCAATACCGGAAAACAAGCTTACGCTGCTCATTACGTACGCGATGCGATCGATACATTCGGCGAAGAATTTGAGCGGCTCGGAACTGCAGGACGATCTGGTCGGGGATGAGTGTATCGAGAAGATACTAAATGCAGTTGAGGCGGCTCTACTGATCTGCTGTCTTTATACGAGCAAAAATACGAAATTTCTCCAAGAAGACAACATCGATGCGATCATCAAGTTCGTACAGTTTCAGCTGCGGGAAACAATTTTTCCCTCGTACGATCCAGTTTATTCGGTCGAAACGAAGCGAAAGGCGGGCGAGggcaataagaaaaagaaagcggTCACGTACCAGCAGAAGGGTATCTCGATGCTGTACACGAAAACGGTCGAACTGTCGAAGCAACTCGTAACGATGTTCGAATCGTTCCACTTTGTCGACACGATCGTAATACACGCGTCCTCGCTCGGGGTGGAACCGTTCTTTGTGGATAACATTGAAACGCTTCAGTTCGTGTGTCTCGATCTGGTGACGACAATCTTTCAGAACGAAAAGTACGCACACCATCGAAGAAATATTGTGTCGGACATTCTGACGTCGTTCGATCGGTTGCCACACTCGAAACGGAATTTGCGACCGTACAAGCTGGTCAACAATGGCGGCAATATACAGATGATGACGGCACTCGTATTGCAGTTGATTCAGTCTTCCGTCATCCTACCCGACACACTCACGACGGATACGGCGggcagcggtggtggtgggaaaAGCACGGACCTGTTTATCTTCGGCAAGTACAACACGGCCCTCAGCATTGGCGGTAACTTTCTGACCACGTTTCTGGACAAATGTAAAAGCCGCTCGAATGAAACCGACTTCCGTCCACTGTTTGAGAACTTTATACACGATCTGCTCACGACGGTTAACAAACCGGAATGGCCCGCCGCAGAGCTGTTGCTCAGCCTGCTCGGTACGATGTTGGTAAAGAAAATGTCCGACAAAGGGGTGGAACAATCGATTCGCGTAGTGTCGCTCGAATATCTGGGCATTGTGGCAGCAAGGTTACGGAAGGATACGGTCGAATCACGCTGCAAGGTCAAAACGATGGATACGCTCATCCGGTACATTAAGATCGAGCAGGAAAAGGAAGGTGATGAGCCGATGCGGAACAGTAAGTTTCAGCTGGACGAGGAAGAGGAACGGACCGAATTTCTGCAGAAGATACTGCTCGATTTTCTGGCGGTGAATGCGCACGAAGGGAATGTGGTGTGGAATCATGCGCGTCACTTCTACCTTACCCAGTGGTATCGGGATTTGATGCAGCGGAAGAAAAAGATTGCCGAGGGCGAGAAGGGGTATGCGTCGAGGAAGAAGGGTGGTGCCGGTGGTATGAAAAAGCGGAAACGGTACCAGAGTGATTCGGATGGAGGATCAGATGGTGGGGCGGACGATTCGGACGAGGGTGATGGGAATGGTGGCAACATACGGGAGGGACAGATCGATCAGGAGCTAAACAGTGAAATCTTCCGCATGCTGGACACACGGAAACAGTACTATCTTAGCCAGGTTGCACCGTTTGGTGGGCGTGCTGCCGGGAGTCGGTCGGGCGGTGCACCGATCGGTGGTAATTACGAGATTAAAACCTACATCGATTACAGTAACGCGAATCTGATCGCACAGTATCTTGCGAGTAAGCGTTCGTTTTCGCAAAGCTACGACAAGTACCTGCAGAAGATCATTCTGGTCGTGCGGGAACCGGTGGTAGCGATACGAACCCGTGCGATGAAGTGTCTCGCCAACATTGTGGAGGTCGACCAGATGGTGCTGGCCCGGAAGGATATGCAGATGGGTGTGCAGCAGAAGCTGCTCGATACGGCCATTTCGGTGCGTGAGGCGGCGGTAGATCTGGTCGGAAAGTACATTCTGTCCGATCATGAACTTATCGATCAGTATTACGAAATGATTTCGCAGCGAATACTG GATACGGGCGTTTCGGTACGGAAACGGGTAATCAAAATCCTTCGAGACATCTGCATAGAGTATCCGGCGCACGAGAAGATACCGGACATTTGTGTGAAAATGATCCGGAGGGTGAACGATGAGGAAGGCATCCAGAAGCTGGTGATGGACGTGTTTATGACGATGTGGTTTACGCCGTGCAATGATAATGATAAG GCTGCAATGGATAGGAAAATTACGCAGATTATAGATGTCGTCTGTTCGTCACACGAAACGGGGACGCAGGGTTTTGACGCCTTACTAAAAACG ATATTCGAACCAAAAGAGAGCAAAGATGATTCGAAGCTAAAGAAAGAGATACCCAAAACTTTGATCAAAGCCTGCCAACAAATTGTGGACGGACTGGTGGAGGCAACGATGCGTCTTGAGGGTGCGGAAAATACGCGACTCGTCGGCTGCATTACGGCCCTCCATCTGTTCGCCAAGATACAGCCCCAACTGCTCGTTAACCATGCCATGTCACTCGAACCGTATCTGAACATGCGTTGCCAGAATCAGATTATCTCGAAATTCATTAGCTCGATAGCGGAAATTCTTGAGCAG GTGGTTCCCCTAATGGATCATCCAAGTGAAGTTTTTCTAGCGGATCTCGAATCACATCTGATGATACTGATCGTATCGCAAAGCCGCGCAATCGTACTGAGCTGCGTTTCCTGCCTGTCAACGGTTGTAAACAAAATCACTAAGAACTACAAGCTGATTCGGGACTGTTTCGCAAA gTTGTACAATAACTGTCTACTGTTGATCAAGGACAAGCTGGCGTCCGATCCTTCCATACCCATCGAACAGTACTTTCGGCCACAGTTTCGACGGAGCATATTTACGGTAGGATTGATTATGCGGTACTTTGACTTCCGGCTGCCGGAAGTGTATGGTGAGCCCAATCAAG GCTCCAATCTACCAGCGAATATATGTGAGGATGTGTTCGCAACATTGGCATTTTTCCTGTCGtgcgatcatagtgaaatgtGCAAAGAAGCGCTTACGTCGATGGGTAACTTCTGTGTGAAAAACTACGAATATCTGATGAAGGTCGAGCTACGCGATTACTACAACTATTTGCTGACGCAAGACAAAGTGCTAACGGACATGAAAATAACGGTGCTGAAGAATATTCTCATGTATCTGACCGAGGCAGAGAACCAGATGGTTCGAAACGACAAGGAAT GgtcaaaacaatcgaaaacagAAGATCTGAAAGAGATGGGCGACGTGTCGTCCGGTATGGCGAGCCGCGTGATACAGATTTATCTGAAGGAGATACTGCGCAGCTTTCTGCACCGGGATTACGGTGTGCGGACATGGGCGATGCGGGTCGTCGAGATAGTCCTGCGGCAAGGCTTGGTCCACCCAGTACAAATAGTTCCTTACCTAATATGCTTAAGTACCGATCCGGAAAAAGAT GTGGCACACAGTGCGGACAGACACCTGCAGGAAATCGACAAACAGTACCCGGGCTTTGTAAATATGAAATCTCACGCTGGCATGCAGCTGTCGTACGAGCTACAGGAACTGTTGCAGCGACGAGACGAAACCAGCATTGTGAGGGGCTACCGTATACGGGATCCACAGGAACCTCCGTCGGCGATGAACGGATTCCTGTACACGTTGCTACGAGGAACTAAACCTCAACGGCGTGCACTAATCCAATCGATTACGAAGCAATTCGATGAGGGCAAAATAAGCTTGCGGCAAATGTTGTATCTAGCGGACAATCTAGCCTACTTCCCGTACGTCGTGCAGGATGAGCCGCTGTACATTATCCATCACGTTGACGTGCTTATCTCGGTAACGGGCACAAACTTGCTGGCAACGTTTCGGGAAGGTTTAAAGCCACTGCCAGGGACCGAAGCGAACACCGAACCTAATG CACAAAATCCCctcgaagatgatgatgacgatgatcaAGAAGCAATATTAAACCGACTTCCGGACGATACTTCCGATTTGGAGAATTGTATACGGTCCGCGCAAGGTTGTATGCTTCTCTTAATACTCAAACAGCATCTGAAGGACATTTACGGTATCACGGACAG CAAAATATCACGATATTCCCCATCAGAATCCGGCAAAATCTACGATAAAGCCATGCAACGAAGGTCCAACTCAATGTTCGATCCAAAAGCAACGATAACGCTACTGAAGGAAAATCGTAGCGACAGTGATGCGAAGGGTGAAAAGGAACGGATTGAGCTGGTGCAACGATACTTAGAC TTCAAACAGCTGATGCTGAGGCTAGATCCGGACGATCCGGACTTGCTGGATGAGGACGAAAAGCCCAACTCGGTCGCCGGTACACCGGTCAAACAGCCACCAGTTTCTTCTGCATCCGCATCTACCaatcaacagcaaaatcacaacacaacagtAACGGATAGAACAAGCAATAACGTCACCCACGTGAACAACGTAGATAGCACCCGTGACGGTGGACCCGTGACGGTTTCGCAACAGAAT GATTATAGCAATCGATCGTCGTCTAACCATGGTGTCGTCAGCAATGTGCCGAAAACACTGAAATCCACATCGAACCGGCAGCAACTGTCCTCGGCGGCTGCTTCACGCAAATCGGCTGTCAGTGGACGCTCtagcacgaagaagaagaaacggaAAGTGTCCAGCACGGAGGACGAGGAAAGCGATGCCAGTGACGATGACTACGATTAA